Proteins from one Shewanella pealeana ATCC 700345 genomic window:
- a CDS encoding putative ATP-dependent zinc protease: MLKKVGLCLLLLTSSLSVAASEKAVIGSTAKMSVAHAGLSYAARIDTGAVNTSLHAYDIEVEGGSAKKMKDNIGKMVSFTTENNAGEKKRLKAKIVKTSRVSNSQGTETRYMVDLDVGFKGKERKVRVNLRDRRHMDYKLLIGRNWLKDRYVVDVSEKKLIGPTAPISIVESGLIFKTRIDTGAVENSLHAFDLKIENEDPDMEKNVGKVIHFTTENEKGESHVVKSRIVETSLIRNAQGSEIRYMVELNIGEPGQEYKVKVNLRDRSKMSYKLLIGRNWLQGHYIVDVSL; this comes from the coding sequence ATGCTTAAAAAAGTAGGATTGTGTTTATTACTACTGACGTCGTCTTTGTCGGTAGCTGCGAGTGAGAAAGCAGTTATTGGTTCTACCGCCAAGATGTCGGTGGCCCATGCAGGCCTTTCTTATGCTGCGCGCATCGACACCGGAGCGGTTAATACTTCATTGCATGCCTATGATATTGAAGTTGAAGGTGGTAGCGCTAAGAAGATGAAAGATAACATTGGCAAGATGGTCTCCTTTACAACTGAGAACAATGCTGGTGAAAAGAAGCGCTTAAAGGCCAAGATAGTTAAGACCTCGAGAGTCAGTAACTCTCAAGGTACAGAGACCCGCTATATGGTCGACTTAGATGTTGGCTTTAAGGGCAAAGAGAGAAAGGTTCGGGTTAACCTTAGAGACCGTCGTCATATGGACTATAAGCTGCTAATCGGTCGTAATTGGCTCAAAGATCGCTATGTTGTTGATGTGTCGGAGAAGAAGTTAATTGGCCCGACGGCACCGATTAGTATTGTTGAATCTGGGTTAATCTTTAAAACCCGTATTGATACGGGGGCGGTAGAGAACTCATTACACGCCTTTGACTTAAAAATTGAAAATGAAGATCCTGACATGGAAAAAAATGTCGGTAAGGTGATTCATTTTACCACTGAGAATGAAAAGGGAGAGTCTCATGTGGTTAAGTCTCGCATCGTGGAAACCTCATTGATCAGAAACGCACAAGGAAGTGAAATCCGTTATATGGTCGAGCTTAATATTGGTGAGCCAGGGCAAGAATATAAAGTAAAGGTGAACCTAAGAGACAGAAGTAAGATGTCTTACAAATTATTGATTGGTCGCAATTGGCTTCAGGGGCACTACATTGTAGATGTGTCGCTTTAG
- a CDS encoding DUF3802 family protein, which produces MVTDKDGYVHLIQYLTEHLGIFENSQQHSAIEETVMELFEEQLAAQIIMVCGQNPSLTFSQRNLVIREVDAIVYDLEEILARVASHKATAEQTRFICEFSCLIKNLFDQEIARLTAE; this is translated from the coding sequence ATGGTTACCGATAAAGACGGATATGTACACCTGATCCAGTATTTGACTGAGCATTTAGGGATATTTGAAAACTCACAGCAACACAGCGCCATTGAAGAGACTGTGATGGAGCTGTTTGAAGAGCAACTCGCCGCACAAATTATCATGGTTTGTGGCCAAAACCCTTCATTGACTTTCTCTCAGAGAAATCTGGTGATCCGAGAAGTCGATGCCATTGTGTATGATCTTGAGGAGATCTTAGCTCGAGTCGCTAGTCATAAGGCTACCGCCGAGCAAACTCGGTTTATTTGTGAGTTCTCCTGTTTAATTAAGAATCTGTTCGACCAAGAAATTGCTAGATTAACTGCTGAATGA
- a CDS encoding YceI family protein: MKSIIIGLLLLPLSLVASAGTWTVENDSSNVSFISIKKGDIAEVHHFNSVAGTLNDKGQFDFSIALASVATNIDIRDERMDSLLFEVDKYPKLTLKAKVDPKLLANLAIGSVTVATVDAEVALHGKKQKMAFTVSIAKLSDSHMLVASVAPIIVNADSFGMTAGVEKLREVAGLSAISKAVPVSFMLNLKQ, encoded by the coding sequence ATGAAAAGTATAATCATAGGCCTATTATTGCTGCCTTTGTCGCTGGTAGCTTCAGCAGGGACCTGGACTGTAGAAAATGACAGCTCCAATGTAAGCTTTATATCCATTAAAAAGGGAGATATTGCTGAGGTTCATCATTTTAACTCTGTTGCAGGAACCTTGAATGATAAAGGGCAGTTTGATTTTTCAATCGCCTTGGCAAGTGTGGCAACAAATATCGACATTCGTGATGAGCGTATGGACTCTCTGCTATTTGAAGTGGATAAGTATCCGAAACTGACTCTAAAGGCTAAGGTCGACCCTAAGTTACTTGCAAACTTAGCGATAGGTTCGGTGACGGTAGCAACTGTTGATGCCGAAGTAGCCTTACATGGCAAGAAGCAAAAAATGGCTTTTACGGTAAGTATCGCAAAGCTATCTGACTCTCACATGCTTGTTGCAAGCGTGGCACCTATCATAGTGAATGCTGATAGTTTCGGTATGACTGCAGGCGTAGAGAAGCTGCGTGAAGTCGCTGGTTTATCGGCAATCAGTAAAGCGGTACCAGTCTCTTTTATGCTGAACCTAAAGCAATAG
- the pdxH gene encoding pyridoxamine 5'-phosphate oxidase gives MSEISGIRREYTLGELHNEEVPSDPMDLFNAWLEVIRDSDIKDPTAMSVATVDENGQPFQRIVLLKRFDNHGFVFFTNLESRKAQHIANNAQVSILFPWHSLDKQVAVTGIAEPLSKTEVLKYFMSRPKESQIASWVSKQSSPISARKALESKFAEMKAKFSQGDVPLPKFWGGYLVRPKSIEFWQGGEHRLHDRFIYTKKEESWEHTRLAP, from the coding sequence ATGTCAGAGATCAGTGGTATCAGACGCGAATACACATTAGGTGAATTACATAATGAAGAGGTGCCTAGTGATCCTATGGACCTATTTAACGCGTGGTTGGAAGTCATTCGTGACTCTGACATCAAAGATCCAACGGCTATGTCGGTAGCGACAGTCGATGAGAATGGCCAACCTTTCCAAAGAATTGTATTGCTCAAGCGATTTGATAACCATGGTTTTGTATTTTTTACTAATCTTGAGAGCCGTAAGGCTCAGCACATCGCTAATAATGCGCAGGTTAGCATTCTATTCCCTTGGCACAGTTTAGATAAGCAAGTAGCCGTTACCGGTATTGCTGAACCCTTATCTAAAACAGAGGTGCTTAAGTACTTTATGAGCCGGCCTAAGGAGAGCCAAATAGCCTCTTGGGTGTCTAAACAGTCGAGCCCTATTAGCGCAAGAAAAGCACTCGAGAGTAAGTTTGCCGAAATGAAAGCCAAGTTCTCTCAAGGTGATGTACCGCTGCCAAAATTTTGGGGCGGTTATCTTGTTAGGCCAAAAAGTATTGAGTTTTGGCAAGGTGGGGAACATCGTTTACACGACCGATTCATCTATACCAAGAAAGAAGAGAGCTGGGAGCACACTCGTTTAGCTCCATAA
- a CDS encoding PDC sensor domain-containing protein, with protein MAKPNRQYSKLTDWRSNLPMQFMLVQLLVAAVIIITSVWFLKTIETERLIDNQEFLSINQGKTIVAKLQQKTNKIENLAVSIGALGELYQHSPQELKTAIPALLDQPGQQEVILGGGVWPEPFLFAPNNQKDSFFWARNFADELIAVNDYNAEGISPYYQEDWYVPAKFYPTDTTYWSKSYIDPFTQKAMLTASVPMWQEHEFIGVSTVDVALSSLDNFFNTAISSQGGYVFALDQQNRLLSYPDLDNNGTVDRQALFQPFATFAQKHPSFKPLQQTIKQVDTDFIQRANLNKAYEETQLANVIENVPEHERAKLVALINQNANNKLQQVELVASLKLDSDPRLKEPVIVTVFLMPGTYWKIVLVTPISSIAYNSESLASSVGIYLVSIQIFALILLFIVQNKLFITPISRMVRALNDSNPAKIELEATTRNDEIGMLAKAFSSRTRQLEIALASLDATNLALEQQLDVQQQSKTELEEKKEQLNSVLNSAHNLIFIKNKKGEFTLVNDQFCSVLSLKREKILGAKDHLIMPKDIAKVNQEKDQIVFNEKLELSYEQSFPLDGNQHIYLVTKFPIFNEKKELTSVGTIAFDISASKEVELKKRAQFEILRQETSDNIRVIEKLELTNKRLQSESQQAKFENNRQNNFERVKRENQTLYPSLVSAIVKPIFRKQDDLAASAYRLANDEINVTDFNTKLADQTERLRHLEYLFSAQDYIAKPIDLVSLLEHIVALLQPKLATRNIVLEIDSDNRLIVEGVHWHFLLIFYRAISNTITDAFYQQGKTQNMKIGLSKANQQIVMTIYDNGRGFDETQLAELQMTLDKAEVKGTLSALSVWLKSEFNGQLSITPLPAKSEFNTLVSYNLST; from the coding sequence ATGGCTAAACCCAATAGACAATATTCAAAATTAACCGACTGGCGCTCAAATTTACCGATGCAGTTTATGTTGGTTCAACTGCTCGTCGCCGCTGTTATCATCATCACCAGCGTATGGTTTCTCAAAACCATTGAAACAGAACGTTTAATTGATAACCAAGAGTTTTTGAGTATCAATCAGGGCAAAACCATCGTTGCTAAACTGCAGCAAAAAACCAATAAAATTGAAAACCTAGCCGTATCAATTGGTGCATTGGGCGAACTGTACCAACATAGCCCTCAAGAGTTAAAAACTGCAATACCAGCGCTATTAGATCAGCCTGGGCAACAAGAAGTCATACTCGGCGGTGGAGTATGGCCCGAGCCGTTTTTATTTGCTCCTAACAATCAAAAAGACAGTTTCTTTTGGGCACGAAATTTTGCCGATGAGCTGATTGCAGTCAACGACTATAACGCAGAAGGTATATCGCCCTACTACCAAGAAGATTGGTACGTTCCCGCAAAGTTCTACCCAACGGATACGACCTACTGGTCTAAGTCCTATATTGACCCTTTTACCCAAAAAGCAATGCTGACAGCATCAGTCCCTATGTGGCAGGAACATGAATTTATCGGAGTGTCCACGGTAGATGTCGCACTATCGAGTCTAGATAACTTTTTTAACACCGCAATATCGAGCCAAGGAGGCTATGTATTCGCGCTTGACCAACAAAACCGATTATTATCCTATCCAGATCTGGACAATAACGGCACTGTCGATAGGCAGGCGCTGTTTCAACCGTTTGCCACATTTGCCCAAAAGCATCCCTCTTTCAAGCCACTTCAACAAACCATCAAACAGGTTGATACCGATTTTATTCAACGGGCTAATCTCAATAAAGCCTATGAAGAGACACAACTCGCAAATGTTATTGAAAATGTCCCTGAGCATGAACGCGCTAAGCTTGTGGCATTGATAAATCAAAATGCTAATAACAAACTCCAACAGGTAGAGCTTGTAGCAAGCCTTAAACTTGATAGCGATCCAAGACTTAAGGAGCCCGTGATTGTCACCGTATTCTTAATGCCGGGAACCTACTGGAAGATTGTCTTAGTCACCCCCATCTCGAGTATCGCCTATAACAGCGAGTCATTAGCAAGCTCTGTTGGCATCTACTTAGTTAGCATACAAATATTTGCGCTTATACTCCTTTTCATCGTGCAAAATAAACTGTTTATCACGCCGATTAGTCGTATGGTTCGTGCTTTAAATGATTCAAACCCAGCCAAAATTGAACTTGAAGCGACAACACGCAATGACGAAATTGGTATGCTCGCCAAGGCCTTTAGTTCTCGGACTCGGCAGTTAGAAATAGCCCTAGCTAGCTTAGACGCCACTAACCTAGCATTAGAGCAACAATTAGATGTTCAACAGCAGTCTAAAACTGAATTAGAAGAGAAAAAAGAGCAGCTGAACTCAGTACTAAACTCAGCGCACAACTTGATATTTATCAAGAATAAAAAAGGCGAATTTACCTTAGTCAACGACCAGTTCTGCAGTGTGCTATCACTTAAGCGAGAGAAGATACTAGGAGCTAAAGACCACCTGATAATGCCTAAAGATATAGCCAAGGTAAATCAGGAAAAAGATCAGATTGTATTCAATGAAAAGCTTGAATTAAGTTACGAGCAAAGCTTCCCGCTCGATGGTAATCAACATATCTACCTTGTCACTAAGTTTCCTATTTTCAATGAGAAAAAAGAGCTAACCTCTGTTGGTACAATCGCATTTGATATCAGTGCTAGTAAAGAGGTTGAGCTTAAGAAGCGAGCACAGTTTGAGATCCTTAGGCAGGAAACCTCAGACAATATTCGTGTCATTGAAAAACTAGAGCTGACGAATAAACGACTACAGAGTGAGAGTCAACAAGCCAAGTTTGAGAATAACCGCCAAAACAACTTTGAGAGAGTAAAGCGTGAGAATCAAACACTTTACCCTTCTCTTGTCTCAGCTATTGTAAAACCCATATTCAGAAAACAAGACGATTTAGCAGCCAGTGCTTACAGGCTTGCAAATGACGAAATCAATGTGACTGACTTTAACACCAAACTTGCCGATCAAACTGAGCGACTAAGACATCTTGAGTACCTGTTCTCCGCACAGGATTATATAGCCAAACCTATCGACTTAGTCTCACTGCTTGAACATATTGTCGCGCTGTTACAACCCAAATTAGCCACAAGAAATATTGTTTTAGAAATAGATAGCGATAACAGGCTGATTGTCGAAGGAGTCCATTGGCATTTTCTACTCATTTTCTATCGAGCTATCAGTAATACCATTACCGATGCTTTTTATCAGCAAGGCAAGACTCAAAATATGAAGATCGGCTTAAGCAAAGCGAATCAGCAGATAGTGATGACAATATATGATAATGGAAGAGGCTTCGATGAGACTCAATTAGCAGAGCTTCAAATGACACTTGATAAAGCAGAGGTAAAAGGAACCCTATCGGCACTCTCTGTATGGTTAAAGAGTGAGTTTAACGGGCAACTGAGTATAACGCCCTTACCAGCAAAATCTGAATTTAATACTTTGGTAAGCTACAACTTATCTACGTAA